In Actinomycetota bacterium, one DNA window encodes the following:
- a CDS encoding flavodoxin domain-containing protein, translated as MHILDGYDAVFIGGALYAGRWHRDARRFVKRHPGALRERPVWLFSSGPLDGSAIEAIPPVPQVQELPTRIGARGHVTLGGRLPADAKGFPASAMAKTHAEVAMEPMSLDLAGRLHA; from the coding sequence ATGCACATCCTCGACGGCTACGACGCCGTCTTCATCGGCGGGGCGCTGTACGCGGGCCGCTGGCACCGCGATGCACGACGGTTCGTCAAGCGCCACCCCGGCGCATTGCGCGAGCGGCCGGTGTGGCTGTTCAGCAGCGGCCCACTGGACGGCTCGGCGATCGAGGCCATTCCGCCGGTACCGCAGGTGCAGGAGCTGCCCACGCGGATCGGCGCCCGCGGCCATGTCACCCTCGGTGGCCGCCTCCCCGCCGATGCCAAGGGATTCCCGGCCAGCGCGATGGCCAAGACCCACGCCGAGGTCGCAATGGAGCCGATGTCGCTTGACCTTGCCGGGCGGTTGCATGCCTAA
- a CDS encoding DUF998 domain-containing protein, producing the protein MAAQHRSRNSKVAGVLLSLAGTAILMGFITAEALYPGVYTTHTNTVSHLGASEPPNSVVLQPSAAIFDITMLVAGAMILAGAWFAYRALGRKAVLIPTALLGVGTLGVGVFPLTHPAPHTLFAFTAFLAGGIAVVLSSRVTTAPFRHLWTTLGAIALGATVLALDAFRSWAPMVELGEGGLERWIVYPIVLWLVAFGSYLLAIANPTDTRNPAGTGG; encoded by the coding sequence ATGGCGGCGCAGCACCGGTCCAGGAACTCCAAGGTCGCGGGGGTCCTGCTCTCGCTCGCCGGCACCGCGATCCTGATGGGGTTCATCACCGCCGAAGCGCTGTACCCCGGCGTCTACACCACCCACACCAACACGGTCAGCCACCTCGGCGCGTCCGAGCCACCCAACAGCGTCGTCCTGCAGCCCTCGGCGGCCATCTTCGACATCACCATGCTGGTCGCCGGAGCCATGATCCTGGCCGGGGCCTGGTTCGCCTACCGGGCGCTGGGGCGCAAGGCGGTGTTGATCCCCACCGCGCTCCTCGGCGTCGGCACACTCGGCGTCGGCGTCTTCCCCCTGACCCACCCGGCCCCGCACACCCTGTTCGCCTTCACCGCCTTCCTGGCCGGCGGCATCGCCGTCGTCCTGTCGTCCCGCGTGACCACGGCCCCGTTCCGCCATCTCTGGACGACCCTCGGAGCGATCGCCCTCGGCGCGACCGTGCTCGCCCTGGACGCGTTCCGCAGCTGGGCCCCGATGGTTGAGCTCGGCGAGGGCGGCCTCGAGCGGTGGATCGTGTACCCGATCGTCCTGTGGCTGGTGGCCTTCGGCAGCTACCTGCTGGCGATTGCCAACCCGACCGACACCAGGAACCCAGCCGGCACGGGAGGTTGA
- the hoxE gene encoding bidirectional hydrogenase complex protein HoxE, producing MAVATAMPPAPSDDKRWRIVETRMRRLGQRPDALIEVLHAAQEAFGYLDTQTMEFVARSLGVPLSKVYGVATFYSLFTLKPQGEHACVVCTGTACYINGAGGIVVAIGRGLGVRPGETTTDGKLSLLTARCLGSCSLAPAMILDGEVRGKLTAEVVVAELEAL from the coding sequence GTGGCCGTAGCCACCGCCATGCCGCCGGCGCCGAGTGACGACAAGCGCTGGCGGATTGTCGAGACGCGCATGCGGCGGTTGGGGCAGCGGCCCGACGCCCTCATCGAGGTACTGCACGCAGCGCAGGAGGCGTTCGGTTATCTCGACACCCAGACCATGGAGTTCGTCGCGAGAAGCCTGGGGGTGCCGCTCAGCAAGGTCTACGGGGTCGCCACCTTCTACTCGCTTTTCACCCTCAAACCGCAGGGCGAGCACGCCTGCGTCGTGTGCACCGGTACGGCCTGCTACATCAACGGGGCCGGCGGGATCGTCGTCGCCATCGGTCGCGGGCTCGGCGTCCGGCCGGGGGAGACCACCACCGACGGCAAGCTGTCGCTGCTGACGGCCCGCTGCCTGGGCTCCTGCAGCCTGGCCCCGGCGATGATCCTGGACGGCGAGGTCCGCGGGAAGCTGACCGCCGAGGTGGTCGTGGCCGAATTGGAGGCGCTGTGA